In Alkalihalobacterium alkalinitrilicum, a genomic segment contains:
- the rpmC gene encoding 50S ribosomal protein L29, protein MKANDLRNLTTSEIETKTKSLKEELFNLRFQLATGQLDNPTRIREVRKAIARAKTVLRERELGINNG, encoded by the coding sequence ATGAAAGCTAATGATCTTCGTAATCTTACGACATCTGAAATTGAAACTAAAACGAAGTCACTTAAAGAAGAATTATTCAACCTTCGCTTTCAATTAGCGACTGGCCAGTTGGATAATCCAACCCGCATTCGTGAAGTTCGTAAGGCAATCGCTCGTGCAAAAACTGTTTTGCGTGAAAGAGAACTTGGGATTAACAACGGCTAA
- the rplP gene encoding 50S ribosomal protein L16, with amino-acid sequence MLLPKRVKYRREHRGKMRGRAKGGTEVHFGEYGLQAVEASWITNRQIEAARIAMTRYMKRGGKVWIKIFPSKPYTAKPLEVRMGSGKGAPEGWVAVVKPGKIMFEISGVSEEVAREALRLASHKLPVKCKFVKREEVGGDANES; translated from the coding sequence ATGTTATTGCCAAAACGTGTTAAATACCGTCGTGAACACCGTGGTAAGATGCGTGGTCGCGCAAAAGGCGGCACGGAAGTTCATTTTGGTGAATATGGTTTACAAGCAGTAGAGGCTTCATGGATTACTAACCGTCAAATTGAAGCAGCTCGTATTGCAATGACTCGTTACATGAAACGTGGCGGTAAAGTTTGGATTAAAATTTTCCCTTCTAAGCCATACACAGCTAAACCTTTAGAGGTTCGAATGGGTTCTGGTAAAGGTGCTCCTGAAGGATGGGTAGCAGTAGTTAAACCAGGGAAAATTATGTTTGAAATATCTGGAGTATCTGAAGAGGTAGCACGTGAAGCGTTACGTTTAGCTTCTCATAAGTTACCTGTTAAATGTAAATTTGTAAAACGCGAAGAAGTGGGTGGTGACGCAAATGAAAGCTAA
- the rpsQ gene encoding 30S ribosomal protein S17, with protein MERNQRKVYIGRVVSDKMDKTISVLVETYKKDRLYGKRVKYSKKFKAHDEENKAKIGDIVKIMETRPLSKDKRFRLVEVIEESVII; from the coding sequence ATGGAACGCAACCAACGTAAAGTGTACATCGGACGCGTAGTTTCAGATAAGATGGATAAAACAATTAGTGTACTCGTTGAAACGTATAAGAAGGACCGTTTATATGGAAAGCGCGTAAAGTACTCTAAAAAGTTCAAAGCCCATGATGAAGAAAACAAAGCTAAAATTGGCGATATTGTTAAGATTATGGAAACTCGTCCATTATCTAAAGACAAACGCTTCCGTTTAGTAGAAGTAATAGAAGAATCAGTTATTATTTAA
- the rpsC gene encoding 30S ribosomal protein S3 — MGQKVNPIGLRVGVIRDWESRWYAEKDYADLLHEDIKIREYIEKRLKDASVSKIEIERAANRVNVTVHTAKPGMVIGKGGSEVEALRKALNELTGKRVHINIFEIKNADLDAKLVAENIARQLENRISFRRAMKQALQRTMRAGAKGIKTQVSGRLGGADIARGEHYSEGTVPLHTLRADIDYGTAEADTTYGKLGVKIWIYRGEVLPTKGTKKEEGGK; from the coding sequence GTGGGTCAAAAAGTCAATCCGATAGGACTTCGTGTCGGCGTTATTCGTGACTGGGAGTCAAGATGGTACGCTGAAAAGGACTATGCAGACTTACTACACGAAGATATTAAAATTCGTGAGTACATCGAAAAACGTTTAAAGGACGCTTCTGTGTCTAAAATCGAAATCGAACGTGCTGCTAACCGTGTAAACGTAACTGTTCATACTGCTAAACCAGGAATGGTGATCGGTAAAGGTGGTTCAGAAGTAGAAGCACTTCGTAAAGCTTTAAATGAACTAACAGGTAAACGAGTTCATATCAACATTTTTGAAATTAAAAATGCTGATTTAGATGCTAAGTTAGTAGCAGAAAACATTGCTCGCCAATTAGAAAATCGTATTTCTTTCCGTCGTGCAATGAAGCAAGCATTACAACGTACTATGCGTGCGGGTGCAAAAGGAATTAAAACACAAGTATCGGGTCGTCTAGGCGGCGCAGATATCGCTCGTGGAGAACACTATAGCGAAGGTACTGTTCCACTTCACACTCTTCGTGCAGACATTGATTATGGAACTGCAGAAGCAGATACAACTTACGGTAAACTAGGCGTTAAGATCTGGATTTATCGTGGTGAAGTCCTTCCAACGAAAGGAACGAAAAAAGAGGAAGGGGGCAAATAA
- the rplV gene encoding 50S ribosomal protein L22, with product MQQAKAVAKQVRVAPRKVRLVVDLIRGKQVGEAIAILRHTPKAASPIVEKLLNSAIANAEHNYEMEPNNLFIKEVFVDEGVTLKRFRPRAMGRASRINKRTSHITIVVSEKKEG from the coding sequence ATGCAACAAGCTAAAGCTGTAGCTAAACAAGTGCGTGTGGCTCCTCGAAAAGTTCGTCTAGTTGTGGACTTAATCCGAGGTAAGCAGGTCGGTGAAGCAATCGCAATCTTACGCCATACACCAAAAGCTGCTTCTCCAATTGTAGAAAAGCTTTTAAATTCTGCAATCGCAAACGCAGAGCACAATTATGAAATGGAACCAAATAACTTATTTATTAAAGAAGTATTCGTTGATGAGGGCGTAACACTGAAACGCTTCCGTCCACGTGCTATGGGTCGTGCAAGTCGTATTAACAAACGCACAAGCCACATTACAATCGTTGTTTCAGAAAAGAAGGAGGGATAA